A window of the Natronomonas salina genome harbors these coding sequences:
- a CDS encoding thiolase C-terminal domain-containing protein: MTDVAVIGASMTKFGQRDEWVLELLSQAGEQCLEDAGVTPDELDHLYVSNMASGEFEGQTGVPNALAHDLAAMPAYTQRVDQTSSSGGAGIYAAWQSVASGASEMTMLVGGEKMTHCTTGESTDVIASITHPVEYKQGVTLPSFAGLTARLYLDTFDAPRESLAKVAVKNHENGTRNPHAQFQKEIDVETALDSPMIADPLRLYDFCPITDGSAALMFCPADVADQYADEYAVISGIGGATDTHVVHERADPTTMGGVVESGKQAYEMAGLGPDDIDVAELHDMFTILEFLQMEGLDFAPKGEAWKEMDEGTTEIDGELPINTSGGLKSKGHPLGASGVAQGYEIYKQVVGETGDRQVDADAGLACNVGGFGNCVTTAILEGRR; encoded by the coding sequence ATGACGGACGTAGCCGTAATCGGCGCCTCGATGACGAAGTTCGGACAGCGCGACGAGTGGGTCCTGGAGCTGCTGTCCCAGGCCGGCGAGCAGTGCCTCGAGGACGCCGGGGTCACGCCCGACGAACTCGACCACCTGTACGTCTCGAACATGGCCAGCGGCGAGTTCGAGGGCCAGACCGGCGTCCCGAACGCCCTGGCCCACGACCTCGCGGCGATGCCGGCCTACACCCAGCGGGTCGACCAGACCTCCTCGTCCGGCGGCGCCGGCATCTACGCCGCCTGGCAGTCGGTCGCCAGCGGGGCCTCCGAGATGACCATGCTCGTCGGCGGCGAGAAGATGACCCACTGCACGACCGGCGAGTCGACCGACGTCATCGCCTCCATCACCCACCCCGTGGAGTACAAGCAGGGCGTGACGCTGCCGTCGTTCGCGGGGCTCACCGCCCGGCTCTACCTCGATACCTTCGACGCGCCGCGGGAGAGTCTCGCGAAGGTAGCCGTCAAGAACCACGAGAACGGGACCCGGAACCCCCATGCACAGTTCCAGAAGGAGATCGACGTCGAGACCGCGCTGGACTCGCCGATGATCGCCGACCCGCTGCGGCTTTACGACTTTTGTCCGATCACCGACGGCTCGGCGGCGCTCATGTTCTGTCCGGCCGACGTGGCCGACCAGTACGCCGACGAGTACGCCGTCATCTCGGGGATCGGCGGCGCCACGGACACCCACGTCGTCCACGAGCGCGCCGACCCGACGACGATGGGCGGCGTCGTCGAGTCCGGCAAGCAGGCCTACGAGATGGCCGGTCTCGGGCCGGACGACATCGACGTCGCGGAGCTCCACGACATGTTCACCATCCTCGAGTTCCTCCAGATGGAGGGCCTCGACTTCGCCCCGAAGGGCGAGGCCTGGAAGGAGATGGACGAGGGCACGACCGAGATCGACGGCGAACTGCCGATCAACACCTCGGGCGGCCTGAAGTCGAAGGGTCACCCCCTCGGCGCCTCCGGGGTCGCACAGGGCTACGAGATATACAAGCAGGTCGTCGGCGAGACCGGCGACCGGCAGGTCGACGCCGACGCGGGCCTGGCCTGCAACGTCGGCGGCTTCGGCAACTGCGTCACCACCGCCATCTTGGAGGGTCGACGATGA
- a CDS encoding acyl-CoA carboxylase subunit beta, with the protein MSSDVEPDVETDDPLEELRRRREVAKKGGGDERIEKQHEKGKLTARERIEYLLDDDSFREIDPFVEHQSTNFDMDEKKYPGDAVVTGYGEVEGRKVFVFAHDFTVLGGSVGEVVADKITKAMDRAVDAGVPIVGLNDSAGARIQEGVDSLVGFARIFKRNTDASGLVPQISAIMGPCAGGATYSPALTDFTFMVNDTAHAFITGPDVIETVTGEQVSMNELGGARTHATTSGVAHKACADEEETLDNIRRLLSYLPQNNMEDPPAVDSWDDPERDAAVGDIVPQAPKKPYDVIDVVDELFDERSFFEVHDGYARNVVTGYARLDGKPVGVVANQPRVNAGTLDIDASQKAARFVRTCDSFNVPIVTLVDVPGFMPGTDQEHNGIIRHGAKLIYAYAEATVPLLTVITRKAYGGAYIVMGSKELGADVNYAWPSAEMAVLGPRGAVNILYRDELEDADDTERRRQELMEEFREEFANPYKPAKRGYVDDVIEPNDTRRRLIDDLELLDRKREDSPPKDHGNIPL; encoded by the coding sequence ATGAGCTCCGACGTCGAACCCGACGTCGAGACCGACGACCCCCTCGAGGAGCTCCGGCGACGCCGCGAGGTCGCCAAGAAGGGCGGCGGCGACGAGCGCATCGAAAAGCAACACGAGAAGGGGAAGCTGACGGCCCGGGAGCGCATCGAGTACCTCCTCGACGACGACTCCTTCCGGGAGATCGACCCGTTCGTCGAGCACCAGTCGACGAACTTCGACATGGACGAGAAGAAGTACCCGGGCGACGCCGTCGTCACGGGCTACGGCGAGGTCGAGGGGCGGAAGGTGTTCGTCTTCGCCCACGACTTCACGGTGCTCGGCGGCTCGGTCGGCGAGGTCGTCGCCGACAAGATCACGAAGGCGATGGACCGCGCCGTCGACGCCGGCGTCCCCATCGTCGGACTGAACGACTCCGCGGGCGCGCGCATCCAGGAGGGCGTCGATTCCCTGGTCGGGTTCGCCCGCATCTTCAAGCGCAACACCGACGCCTCCGGCCTGGTCCCACAGATCTCGGCCATCATGGGTCCCTGCGCCGGCGGCGCGACGTACTCGCCGGCGCTCACCGACTTCACGTTCATGGTAAACGACACCGCCCACGCGTTCATCACCGGGCCGGACGTCATCGAGACGGTCACCGGCGAGCAGGTGTCGATGAACGAACTCGGCGGCGCCCGCACCCACGCCACCACCTCCGGCGTGGCCCACAAGGCCTGCGCGGACGAGGAGGAGACCCTCGACAACATCCGGCGGCTCCTCTCGTACCTGCCGCAGAACAACATGGAGGACCCCCCGGCCGTCGACTCCTGGGACGACCCCGAGCGCGACGCCGCCGTGGGCGACATCGTCCCGCAGGCGCCGAAGAAGCCCTACGACGTCATCGACGTCGTCGACGAGCTGTTCGACGAGCGGTCGTTCTTCGAGGTCCACGACGGCTACGCCCGCAACGTCGTCACCGGGTACGCCCGGCTGGACGGCAAGCCCGTCGGCGTCGTCGCCAACCAGCCCCGCGTCAACGCGGGCACCCTCGACATCGACGCCTCCCAGAAGGCCGCCCGGTTCGTCCGGACCTGCGACTCGTTCAACGTCCCCATCGTCACGCTGGTCGACGTCCCGGGGTTCATGCCCGGGACCGACCAGGAGCACAACGGCATCATCCGTCACGGTGCGAAGCTCATCTACGCGTACGCCGAGGCGACCGTCCCGCTGCTCACCGTCATCACGCGGAAGGCCTACGGCGGCGCCTACATCGTGATGGGCTCGAAGGAGCTCGGCGCCGACGTCAACTACGCGTGGCCGAGCGCCGAGATGGCGGTGCTGGGGCCGCGCGGCGCGGTCAACATCCTCTACCGCGACGAGCTGGAGGACGCAGACGACACCGAACGCCGCCGCCAGGAGCTGATGGAGGAGTTCCGCGAGGAGTTCGCGAACCCCTACAAGCCCGCGAAGCGCGGCTACGTCGACGACGTCATCGAGCCGAACGACACCCGACGCCGGCTCATCGACGACCTCGAACTGCTCGACCGGAAGCGCGAGGACAGCCCACCGAAGGACCACGGAAACATCCCCCTCTGA
- a CDS encoding beta-ketoacyl-ACP reductase: MTLENRTCVVTGASRGIGRAIAEELGDHGADVVVNYRSSEGEAHETAEAIEEAGGNAVPIKADVSDMAQVEAMAEKTREAFGPADVLVNNAGMTVDKKFDNMTREDWDRVMDVNLGGVFNCSNAYFDDLRDADEGRLINISSVVGQQGNYGQANYATTKSGLFGFTRTLALELASENSTANCVAPGFVQTDMLETVPERVQEKILQRIPLDRFATPEDIAGIVRFVASEDASYMTGQILAVNGGMEW; this comes from the coding sequence ATGACACTGGAAAACCGAACCTGCGTCGTCACGGGCGCATCGAGAGGTATCGGACGCGCGATAGCCGAAGAGCTCGGCGACCACGGTGCCGACGTCGTCGTGAACTACCGGTCCTCCGAGGGGGAGGCACACGAGACCGCCGAGGCCATCGAGGAGGCCGGCGGCAACGCCGTACCGATCAAGGCCGACGTCTCCGACATGGCCCAGGTCGAGGCGATGGCCGAGAAGACCCGGGAGGCGTTCGGGCCGGCGGACGTCCTCGTGAACAACGCCGGGATGACCGTCGACAAGAAGTTCGACAACATGACCCGCGAGGACTGGGACCGCGTGATGGACGTCAACCTCGGCGGCGTCTTCAACTGCAGCAACGCCTACTTCGACGACCTCAGGGACGCCGACGAGGGGCGGCTCATCAACATCTCCTCGGTCGTCGGCCAGCAGGGCAACTACGGACAGGCCAACTACGCGACCACCAAGTCGGGCCTCTTCGGCTTCACCCGGACCCTCGCGCTCGAACTGGCGTCCGAGAACTCGACGGCGAACTGCGTCGCGCCAGGGTTCGTCCAGACCGACATGCTCGAGACCGTCCCCGAGCGCGTCCAGGAGAAGATCCTCCAGCGCATCCCCCTCGATCGCTTCGCGACGCCGGAGGACATCGCCGGCATCGTCCGCTTCGTCGCCAGCGAGGACGCGAGCTACATGACCGGCCAGATCCTGGCCGTCAACGGGGGGATGGAATGGTAA
- a CDS encoding ABC transporter ATP-binding protein, whose translation MSSDTVDATPDAGVDLPGSDRTVLELDGVGKSYDGTAVIQDLSISVQDGELLTLLGPSGCGKTTTLRLVAGLERPDEGTVRLDGQPVSGDDFVVPEERDVGVVFQEFALFPHLTARENVAFGIQEWPADERERRVDDLLELVGLVDHGDKPPGELSGGQQQRVALARSLAPEPSLLLLDEPFSNLDVDLRVEMREEVREILKEAGVTAISVTHDQEEAMSISDRVAVMHDGQIEQVGTPEAVFQQPKSRFVAGFLGHASFVSGHVEPDCVETGVGCVPLDRVHGLTDDYVGSDIDVMVRPDDVYARPADPAEANGEVVHRRYLGPTVLYRVEIDSGDVVGCMHNHADEVSLDDPVHVGLDADHELAWFPRGERKMADGGRSGQ comes from the coding sequence GTGTCTAGCGATACTGTTGATGCCACCCCCGACGCCGGCGTGGACCTCCCGGGGTCCGACCGGACCGTCCTGGAACTCGACGGCGTCGGCAAGTCCTACGACGGGACCGCCGTGATCCAGGACCTCTCGATCTCCGTCCAGGACGGCGAACTCCTGACGCTGCTCGGGCCGTCGGGGTGCGGCAAGACGACCACGCTACGGCTCGTCGCCGGCCTCGAGCGGCCCGACGAGGGAACCGTCCGTCTCGACGGCCAGCCGGTCTCCGGCGACGACTTCGTCGTCCCGGAGGAACGCGACGTCGGCGTGGTCTTCCAGGAGTTCGCACTGTTCCCCCACCTCACGGCCCGCGAGAACGTCGCCTTCGGCATCCAGGAGTGGCCCGCCGACGAACGGGAGCGGCGCGTCGACGACCTGCTCGAACTCGTCGGCCTCGTCGACCACGGCGACAAGCCGCCGGGGGAACTCTCGGGCGGCCAGCAGCAGCGGGTCGCCCTCGCCCGGTCGCTGGCGCCCGAACCGAGCCTGCTGTTGCTGGACGAACCGTTCTCGAACCTGGACGTCGACCTCCGCGTGGAGATGCGCGAGGAGGTCCGGGAGATCCTCAAGGAGGCCGGCGTCACCGCGATATCGGTCACCCACGACCAGGAGGAGGCCATGTCCATCTCCGACCGGGTCGCCGTGATGCACGACGGCCAGATCGAACAGGTCGGCACCCCCGAAGCGGTCTTCCAGCAGCCGAAGTCCCGCTTCGTCGCCGGCTTCCTCGGGCACGCCTCCTTCGTCTCCGGCCACGTCGAACCGGACTGCGTCGAGACCGGCGTCGGCTGCGTCCCGCTGGACCGAGTCCACGGCCTCACGGACGACTACGTCGGCAGCGACATCGACGTCATGGTCCGTCCGGACGACGTCTACGCTCGGCCGGCCGACCCCGCGGAAGCGAACGGCGAGGTCGTCCACCGGCGGTACCTCGGTCCGACCGTCCTCTACCGGGTGGAGATCGACTCCGGCGACGTCGTCGGCTGCATGCACAACCACGCCGACGAGGTGTCGCTGGACGACCCCGTCCACGTCGGCCTGGACGCCGACCACGAACTGGCGTGGTTCCCCCGGGGCGAGCGGAAGATGGCCGACGGCGGCCGGTCCGGCCAGTAG
- a CDS encoding DUF7124 domain-containing protein has product MSLTLAFELAALRRLADPEGAVADARTWSEHVGVVTDDPPYVLTKFTRDNHVRNDFEPASEPAAETLSHLLEHFETDRFVFVAAEADAAPDGWERQAVANAAAEAGWALAPEDTETEQPGGSGGTSRQRDDWP; this is encoded by the coding sequence GTGAGTCTCACGCTGGCGTTCGAACTGGCCGCGCTCCGGCGGCTCGCCGACCCCGAGGGCGCCGTCGCCGACGCCCGGACCTGGAGCGAGCACGTCGGCGTCGTCACCGACGACCCGCCGTACGTCCTGACGAAGTTCACGCGCGACAACCACGTCCGCAACGACTTCGAGCCGGCGAGCGAACCGGCCGCCGAGACGCTCTCGCACCTCCTCGAGCACTTCGAGACCGACCGGTTCGTGTTCGTCGCAGCCGAGGCCGACGCGGCGCCCGACGGCTGGGAACGCCAGGCCGTCGCGAACGCGGCGGCCGAAGCGGGCTGGGCGCTCGCCCCGGAGGACACCGAAACCGAACAGCCCGGCGGGTCCGGGGGGACCAGCCGGCAACGCGACGACTGGCCCTAG